One window of the Candidatus Thorarchaeota archaeon genome contains the following:
- a CDS encoding winged helix-turn-helix transcriptional regulator: protein MDHGLTPNHLRILVALQQCPLGTYEELSERVGLAKSVVHGYVQELACWPQTNVAYYSVVANPNLVNLGLELVDVLVEADSEAKLQGVEAVCQKHPYTVYRARCFGDINGVLVQFRAPMGTSIKISMLFERAAREGICNGHRVLPFNKASVCYTTMNLDNWNHETGSWEFDWAEWFSAKGTFRTEKEQPQPVAADKEWLMRPDMLVIRELTRNARQKNKDIMDTLARAGFQTTSQAFSRRLERIKERCISGYRVQINPYAFDSYNPVLIWGEGEENEIRDLSHRVTQRPIPFTSTFKSFQDKVFWYVHLPATHLSDLLFYLRPILHDLRFHHIDYTRSRTYYLWPETFDDSAHEWKTDDSFMIDGVLSDM from the coding sequence TTGGATCATGGACTCACGCCAAACCACCTCCGCATTCTTGTTGCTCTTCAACAGTGCCCCCTTGGTACCTACGAGGAACTCTCTGAAAGGGTCGGCTTGGCAAAGTCAGTAGTACACGGATACGTACAGGAGCTCGCGTGTTGGCCTCAGACCAATGTAGCATACTATTCGGTGGTGGCGAACCCGAACCTTGTCAACCTCGGGCTTGAACTGGTTGACGTGTTAGTTGAGGCTGACAGCGAAGCCAAACTCCAGGGTGTAGAGGCAGTCTGTCAGAAACACCCGTACACTGTCTACCGCGCCCGCTGCTTTGGTGACATCAATGGGGTACTAGTTCAGTTCAGGGCACCCATGGGGACCTCGATCAAGATATCAATGCTCTTCGAAAGGGCTGCTCGCGAGGGAATATGCAACGGCCATCGAGTGCTGCCATTCAACAAGGCGAGTGTCTGCTACACGACAATGAACCTTGACAATTGGAATCACGAGACCGGCAGTTGGGAGTTCGACTGGGCTGAGTGGTTCTCGGCCAAGGGCACATTTCGAACCGAGAAGGAGCAGCCTCAGCCGGTCGCTGCGGACAAGGAATGGCTGATGCGCCCGGATATGCTTGTCATCCGCGAACTCACACGCAATGCAAGACAGAAGAACAAGGACATCATGGACACACTCGCAAGAGCGGGCTTCCAAACGACTTCGCAAGCATTCAGCAGAAGACTGGAGCGCATCAAGGAGAGATGCATTAGCGGTTACCGGGTCCAGATTAATCCTTATGCATTCGACTCGTATAATCCTGTTCTGATATGGGGTGAGGGAGAGGAGAATGAGATCAGAGACCTGTCACACAGAGTCACGCAGAGGCCAATACCATTCACGTCCACCTTCAAGTCGTTCCAAGACAAGGTCTTCTGGTATGTCCATCTGCCAGCCACTCACCTCTCAGATCTACTCTTCTACCTGAGGCCAATCCTTCATGACCTCCGGTTCCATCATATCGACTACACACGGAGCAGGACCTACTACCTGTGGCCCGAGACTTTCGACGACTCTGCTCATGAGTGGAAGACTGACGATTCATTCATGATAGACGGTGTTCTTAGTGACATGTGA